In the Euphorbia lathyris chromosome 5, ddEupLath1.1, whole genome shotgun sequence genome, one interval contains:
- the LOC136229414 gene encoding cold-regulated 413 plasma membrane protein 4-like, protein MEKLVDMGSTANLMFNTTSATEMKSLTAFQWEGTLSAIFLLIVNWAGRRSALRTSLLVLYLLTSFPESLFKILRGEFGCWIAFLAVAANLYFPQTFPVSRFILFVVTPEWVANGLRNGIGGVIFGLVLAVLLLLAELLQIGVFRNFECGFSCFFYFLGISFLFFFTILHLSN, encoded by the exons ATGGAGAAGCTGGTCGATATGGGGTCAACTGCAAATCTTATGTTCAATACAACATCAGCTACAGAGATGAAATCCCTAACTGCATTCCAATGGGAAGGAACCCTTTCTGCTAT ATTCTTGTTGATAGTGAATTGGGCAGGGCGGAGATCAGCTTTACGAACTAGCCTTCTAGTTTTGTATCTTCTTACAAGTTTTCCAGAATCCTTGTTCAAAATTTTAAG AGGAGAATTTGGTTGTTGGATTGCCTTTCTTGCTGTTGCAGCAAATCTATACTTTCCTCAAACCTTTCCAG TATCTCGGTTCATACTATTTGTGGTGACACCAGAGTGGGTGGCTAATGGACTTCGCAATGGCATAGGTGGTGTTATTTTTGGTCTGGTATTGGCTGTTTTGCTTCTCTTGGCTGAGCTTCTACAAATTGGTGTATTCAGGAATTTTGaatgtggtttttcttgttttttctaCTTTCTTGGTAtatctttcttgttcttttttacAATATTACATCTCTCTAATTAG